A single window of Pristis pectinata isolate sPriPec2 chromosome 8, sPriPec2.1.pri, whole genome shotgun sequence DNA harbors:
- the LOC127573758 gene encoding ATP-sensitive inward rectifier potassium channel 12, which produces MTGACDNRYSIVSSEEDGLRLTTMPGINGYGNGKIHTRRKCRSRFVKKNGQCNVQFANMSDKPQRYIADIFTTCVDVRWRYMLLIFSLAFLISWLAFGLAFWLIALIHGDLEKPTGDESFIPCVSQVNGFIAAFLFSIETQTTIGYGFRCVTEECPLAIFLVVFQSIVGCIIDSFMIGAIMAKMARPKKRAQTLLFSHNAVIAMRDGKLSLMWRVGNLRKSHIVEAHVRAQLIKPRITEEGEYIPLDQIDIDVGFDKGYDRIFLVSPITILHEIDEGSPLYGISKQDLEVADFEIVVILEGMVEATAMTTQARSSYLASEILWGQRFEPVLFEEKDQYKVDYSHFHKTYEVPTTPRCSAKDLVESKFLVPSTNSFCYENELAFMSRDEDDEGDDDDSRVLDNPSPNSSRHEFDRLQATLALDQRSFRRESEI; this is translated from the coding sequence ATGACTGGCGCCTGTGACAACCGTTACAGTATTGTGTCCTCTGAAGAAGACGGGCTGAGGTTGACAACCATGccaggaatcaatggatatggcaACGGGAAGATCCACACGAGGAGGAAGTGCCGCAGTCGCTTTGTGAAGAAGAATGGGCAGTGCAACGTGCAGTTCGCAAATATGAGCGACAAGCCACAGCGGTACATTGCCGACATCTTCACCACGTGCGTGGACGTGCGCTGGCGGTATATGCTGCTAATCTTCTCTCTGGCCTTTCTCATCTCATGGTTGGCCTTCGGCCTGGCCTTCTGGCTTATTGCACTGATCCATGGAGACCTGGAGAAGCCCACGGGGGATGAGAGTTTCATACCCTGCGTCTCGCAGGTGAATGGATTTATCGCTGCCTTCCTTTTTTCTATTGAAACCCAGACAACCATTGGGTATGGGTTCCGCTGCGTGACAGAGGAGTGTCCATTGGCCATCTTCCTGGTGGTCTTCCAGTCCATTgtaggttgtattatagactcgTTCATGATTGGGGCCATAATGGCGAAGATGGCGCGGCCGAAGAAACGAGCTCAGACCTTACTCTTTAGCCACAACGCTGTGATAGCCATGAGGGATGGCAAGCTCTCCCTTATGTGGCGGGTGGGAAATCTGAGGAAAAGTCATATTGTGGAAGCACACGTCAGGGCCCAGTTAATCAAGCCTCGGATCACTGAGGAAGGAGAATACATTCCCCTTGACCAGATCGATATTGACGTGGGTTTTGATAAAGGGTATGACCGCATATTCCTGGTTTCCCCTATAACTATCCTGCATGAGATTGACGAGGGAAGTCCACTGTATGGTATCAGCAAACAGGACTTGGAGGTGGCCGATTTTGAGATTGTGGTCATCCTTGAAGGCATGGTGGAAGCCACAGCGATGACCACCCAGGCACGCAGCTCATACCTGGCCAGCGAGATCCTCTGGGGTCAGCGATTCGAGCCAGTGCTCTTTGAGGAAAAGGACCAGTACAAAGTCGACTACTCACATTTCCATAAAACCTACGAGGTGCCCACAACCCCCCGTTGCAGTGCCAAGGATCTGGTGGAGAGCAAGTTCCTCGTTCCCAGCACGAACTCCTTCTGCTATGAGAATGAGTTGGCTTTCATGAGCCGGGATGAGGATGACGAGGGCGATGATGATGACAGCAGGGTGTTGGATAACCCCAGCCCCAACAGCAGCCGACATGAATTTGACCGGTTACAGGCAACGTTAGCTTTGGATCAAAGATCTTTCAGAAGGGAGTCTGAGATATGA